Genomic segment of Bdellovibrio bacteriovorus:
CACCAAAGCCTACTAAATACAGGAAAACAGTGAAAAAGATGATCGCAAGCTGTGATTTGTTTGATGTCGAAGTCATAGGGTTGTTAATATTAGGAAGTTATGAAAATGGCAAATAATCTTCAGCGTTGGCAGCTTCTCATTGCAGTCCTTTCTTTCCTGTCGTTACCCGCCGGGGCCGTGGATAACTACAAGGAATACCGTCGAGACCGATGGGACTTTGAGCTCAGCACTCAGTACTTTTATTCTGAAGCCAATTACCCTTCCTCCGGTGGAAGTTCGCAGAACCTTCCAAGCGGAAATACCTATTCTTTATTGGATCTAAATCTTGAATCTCGTTATATGCCGCGTTCGGATTGGTCTTTGTTCGGTTGGGGGCAACTAAGCAATTCCGAAAGCAAAGACTCTTTGGCGACTCGTTCAAATAGTTCGATCACGGAAATTGCCGCTGGAATGGATTTTTTAATGTACAACGGCGCCTTTCAGTTAATTCCTGAATTCATCGCGATTGTTCCTTTAGAAGATGTCGATCCAAACTCAGATGCGGTTTTGAATTCAGAAGGGGTCTTTGAGTTTCACTCTCGTTTGATCGCTCAAAAAGACTTCGGTTCGTTCCGGGGCTATGGTTGGGCAGGCTTTAACTATCGTGGAGATGGACGCTCTTTCCTTTTACCCTATGGTGTGGGGGCTCAGCTTAAACTTCAGCGCATGCGTTTGGGCGCCGAGCTTTTTGGATATCGCAGTATCACGGACGATACCGAAGATACGGTGATTCGTACGGGTTATATCAATGGAGCCAATGCGGGGTCTATGAAGTTCTATTCCGTCAATCCCAACCTCCTGGATTCGCAAGTTTATTGGAACTGGTTGATATCGCCGAAATGGACACTGCAAGTGAACGGTGGAACAACTTTGACGGGTTCTAATATGGCCGCCGGTTTTCACGTCGGTGGATTCATTCGTTACTCGTTCGATATGACGGAAGGGTATGCCGAAGAACCTGCTTACGAGCCGGTAAATTCGCCGGTTCCGAAATATCGTTCCAATATGTATGAGTCTGAAATGAGTTCCGAAAAACAAGTTCCGACGTTCCGGGAACAAACTGATGACGGAATTGATCAGAACTTATTTAAACCTCGTCCGACGAAGAAGCCGCGTAAGAAAAAAGTCGATGATACTTACTTGCAGCAGCAGCTTGATGACACCGAATTTAGCGTGGAGCTAAAATCCGATAAAAAGAAAAAGAAAAGCCGCTAACCAGCGGTTTTTCTTTTTTTAAAGCTTCAAAAGTTCGCGAGCCGTTTTTTCTTCCACACCAATAAGGTCGATAGTTTTATGGCGACCCGTATCGCCTTTCACTAAGACAACCTGTCTTTTCGGAATATCAAAATAGTCTGAAAGAAATTCGATCAACTCTTCGTTGGCTTTGCCGTCGACGGGGGGAGCCGTGATTTTAATTTTAAGTTCGCCGTTGTGAGGTCCCACAACTTCGTTTTTAGAGGACTTGGGCTGAATAAAAAGGTGGAGTCGAACTCCACCTTTTATAATTTCTAACATGGATAAAATGAATCCCGCTTACTCTGCAGATAGCGGAGAAACATTTGTTGAGCGGCCGGGACCATTACCATTTCCATTCGTGTTGTTTGCGATGTTATGGTTTGGAAGCTGCATTTGCGGCATGTACTTTTCACCTTGTTCAAGCAACGAAAGGTGAGCTTGCGCCAAAGCTTTTAAGTTGGCTTCAAATTGCATACGAGCACGTTTTAGTTCCGTGACTTCTTGATACATTTTTTTCAATGAATCGCGAGAATCACGAGTGATGATTTCCGCTTTTTGTTGAGCATCGGCGATGATCAATTTAGCTTCGCGGTCTGCATCTTGACGAAGACGCTCTGCCATTTGAGAAGCTGTCGCGATGGTTTCTTTCAACACTTGATCGCGCTCTTTGTATTCCATCAAGGAAAGTTCTTTTTCGCGGATGCCTTCTTTCAAAGCATTGCGTTCTTGAATTAAAGACTCCATTTGGGAAGCCACTTGCTGAAGGAAATCCATAACCTCATCAGCATCAAGACCCATCATCTTTTTAGTGAAAGACTTATGAGCAATATCTATAGGAGTGATTCTCATTTTGTTCCTCCTTGAACAATATGAATTAAGGATAAAGGCCGAGTCTGTGCCAGGGCAAGGTTATTTGATTTCCCTCGCCATTTCTTTGTTCCTCATGGCTGCCTTTTCAAAGCTAATGCGCAAAGCGCGTTCGATTTCAAGCTCGCGCATGGACTGAAGTCCAGCTGCCGTGACGCCTTTCTTGGAGGTCACACGGGCCTGCAGATCTTCAACACCTTCTCGGGCCTGCGCTGCCAGCAAAGACGCTCCCACAAAGGTTTCGATCGTCATCAGGCGGGCTTCTTCGTTAGAAAAGCCATGCTCTTCGATCCAATCCTGCCAGTACATCATCATCTCAAAGACAAATCCGGTTCCACTAGAGCAAGAAATCATCAAGGCTTCAAATTGATCCTCATCGCCGACTTTGATCACACGGCCTAAAGGTGCGAAAAGATCTTCGACGGTGCTTTCTAAAGCTGTGTCATCGTCATCATTTAGAAGATAGCCGATGACGCCGCGACCGATTAGGGACGGTGTGTTCGGCATAACACGAGCTAATCGCGCCCCTTGAATGAAACGTTCCAGTTTTTCCATGCGAATGCCGGCAGCAACGCTGATCACGATTTTATGTTCGTCAAAAGCGCGAGTGACCGGCTCAAGAGCGTTGAGCAAGTCTTGAGGCTTCACCGCCAGAATAATAATGTCACAGCGATCGATCAATTCATCGTTGCTGGACACGGGATTGATTTTA
This window contains:
- a CDS encoding pyrroline-5-carboxylate reductase family protein — its product is MNPLLKTQKVGFLGAGNMAQAMIKGLVEGGVPAKNIFASNRTPGKLQKLEEQFKINPVSSNDELIDRCDIIILAVKPQDLLNALEPVTRAFDEHKIVISVAAGIRMEKLERFIQGARLARVMPNTPSLIGRGVIGYLLNDDDDTALESTVEDLFAPLGRVIKVGDEDQFEALMISCSSGTGFVFEMMMYWQDWIEEHGFSNEEARLMTIETFVGASLLAAQAREGVEDLQARVTSKKGVTAAGLQSMRELEIERALRISFEKAAMRNKEMAREIK
- a CDS encoding DUF167 domain-containing protein; this translates as MLEIIKGGVRLHLFIQPKSSKNEVVGPHNGELKIKITAPPVDGKANEELIEFLSDYFDIPKRQVVLVKGDTGRHKTIDLIGVEEKTARELLKL
- a CDS encoding DivIVA domain-containing protein, producing MRITPIDIAHKSFTKKMMGLDADEVMDFLQQVASQMESLIQERNALKEGIREKELSLMEYKERDQVLKETIATASQMAERLRQDADREAKLIIADAQQKAEIITRDSRDSLKKMYQEVTELKRARMQFEANLKALAQAHLSLLEQGEKYMPQMQLPNHNIANNTNGNGNGPGRSTNVSPLSAE